CTGGGTATCGGCGGCACTCTGGTCGAGTTGTTGAGCGACACCGCCGGCCTGCTGCTCCCCGTCGATTCCGAGGACGTCCTGGCCGCCCTCCGGGGTCTGGCCGCCTGGCCACTGCTCGTCGGACACCGCGGGAGCCCACCCGCCGACCTCGACGCACTGGTCGGGACCATCATGGGCATAGCGGGCGCGCTGCACGCCCGTCCCGACCTGGTGGAGCTCGAATGCAACCCGGTGCTGGCTCGCCCGTGCGGGGCGGTCGTCGTCGACGCCCTGGCGACCGTGGTGGACTGCCGGTGAGGAGGACCCCCGAATGACCGATGCCCACGATGCCTCCAGGTCGTCGGTCAGCACGCGGATCCACGACGGCGTGCTGGAGGTGGTCCTGGACCGTCCGAAGGCCAACGCCATCGACGCTGCCGCCAGCCGGGAGCTGGGGCGGGTGTTCGCCGGGTTCCGGGATGATCCGTCTCTGCGGGTCGCCGTGTTCACGGGTGCCGGGGACCGCTTCTTCTCGGCTGGCTGGGACCTCGGCGCCGCGGCGGCCGGTGAGGAGTTCGAGGCCGACTACGGAGAGGGCGGTTTCGGGGGGTTCGGTGAGTTGCCGGGGCGGAACAAGCCGGTGGTTTGTGCCGTGAACGGCCTGGCGGTGGGCGGCGGCTTCGAGATCGCCATGGCGGCCGAGTTCGTGCTGGCCGCCGACCACGCCCAGTTCTTCCTGCCCGAGACCAGCCTGGGGATCATCCCGGACGTGGGCGCCATCCGCCTGCCCCGGATGCTGCCACCGGTGGTGGCCAACGAGGTGCTCTTCGGCGGCCGGAGGCTGGATGCGATGGAGGCCGAACGGTGGGGCCTGGTCAACCGGGTCGTGCCGGCTTCCGACCTGCGGGATGCCGCCCTCGAACTGGCCGGCCGTATCGCCGCCGCCGCACCACTGGCCGTCGAGGCGGTGATGGCCATCGATCGGGCCACCCGCCAGCTGTCCACCGACGAGGCGTTTGTTCACCTCAGGTCCGGCGATCTGGAGGCCTATGGGCGGATGCTGACGTCGGAGGACGCCCAGGAGGGTCCGAGGGCGTTCACCGAGAAGCGAGATCCCCACTGGCAGGGTCGTTGATTCACTGGTAGGAAACTCCCAGTGGCGTGAAACCGCGCTAGGTTCCGGGCCGACGGCGGCCCTCCGACAGGGGGCCTGTCGCCGAGGCCGGTCGACGGAGACTGGTCGGACGCCACTGATGGGGGACACATGAGCCAGCGTCTGACAACGCCGATGGTCCGCGAGGACGGGGTGCTCCGCGAGGCGACCTGGGAGGAGGCCCTCCAGCGGGCCGCCGACGGGTTTCGCTCCGTGGTCGATGCCCACGGCCCCACGGCCTTCGGCATGTTCAGCTGCTCGAAGACCACCAACGAGGTGAACTACGCCGCACAGCGTTTTGCCCGGAGGGTCGTCGGCTCGAACAACATCGACAGCTGCAATCGAACTTGACACGCTCCCAGCGTCGTCGGTCTGGCGACGGTCTTCGGAGCGGGCGGCGGCACCTCCTCGTATGAGGAGATCGAGAACGCCGACGTCATCCTCATGTGGGGTACCAACGCGCGCAACGCGCACCCGATCTTCTTCCACCATGTCCTGAAGGGCATCGGCAACGGTGCCCGATCGTGGACCATCGACCCCCGTCGGACCGGCACGGCCAGGTTCACCGACACATGGCTGGGCCTGAACGTCGGATCCGACATAGGCCTGGCCCACGGCGTGGCCCGGGAGATCATCCACGCCGGCCTTACCGACGAGGAGTTCATCCGGAATGCCACCAGCGGCTACGAGGAGTTCGTCGAGTTCGTGGAGCCGTGGACGCTGGAGCACACCGCAGAGGTCACCGGCGTGCCCGCCGAG
This DNA window, taken from Acidimicrobiales bacterium, encodes the following:
- the caiD gene encoding crotonobetainyl-CoA hydratase, producing MTDAHDASRSSVSTRIHDGVLEVVLDRPKANAIDAAASRELGRVFAGFRDDPSLRVAVFTGAGDRFFSAGWDLGAAAAGEEFEADYGEGGFGGFGELPGRNKPVVCAVNGLAVGGGFEIAMAAEFVLAADHAQFFLPETSLGIIPDVGAIRLPRMLPPVVANEVLFGGRRLDAMEAERWGLVNRVVPASDLRDAALELAGRIAAAAPLAVEAVMAIDRATRQLSTDEAFVHLRSGDLEAYGRMLTSEDAQEGPRAFTEKRDPHWQGR